Part of the Sphaerodactylus townsendi isolate TG3544 linkage group LG10, MPM_Stown_v2.3, whole genome shotgun sequence genome is shown below.
accagactcatgacgcagaggcaggcaatggcaaatcacctctgaacatctcttgccttgaaagcaccaCCAGGTGTCACTATAAGTCAGATGTGGCTCGACagcaaaaaaaccttcaaaaactaaaatcataaaatatttttaaagagtaATCACAATCTGAACGTGGACATCTATAAAGTTCCTTATGACATTCGTTCTTCCAGTCTTACTCCATTTTAATAGTCAACATTCATGAGGAAGTTCTAAACTTGAGTTCAGATATTTCATTGATGTCCTAATAAAGGATTTAGATTATGAACAGGATTTGAGTTTTGAAATCCATTTCTATTGAATGTAGTTGAAAATGGCAAGATCCTGATTTATACAAGGCAAAAGTGGTTGACAGATGGAAGTTTCCATTGCAAACCTTTACCAGACAAAACATTAGTTTGGACctaataaatatgttttaaaaaggtttgagGGACATCATGTAGGTCAGTGGCCAATGAAATCTAGAATTACCCATGATTCTGGATATATACTTGCTGTTGAAAAATGAAACTTCAAGGATTCTCACAAAGAGGGGggatgagtagtagtagtagctgAAGAAATAAATGTTCTCCATATCCATAGTCCCTCTTGTTTCTTGCACTTTTCATTCAATAGCCCACCTAAGTTTTCACCTTCAGTTATTTAGTGATAAGAAGTCCACATGGATCACTAAAATAAGGCATGAAAATGGCAAACAAGCTGTCCTTTTTGGAGCACTTGCTTTTATAAATGTAGATATGAGATTGTTCATTGTATGCATTAAAGAAACAATCATTTTCATAAAAATGTTTCTTACCtcacactaataataataatagtaataaattaTTACTGTGATGTGGAGCTGTTCATATGAGTGGGTTGCATGGAAtaaggaaatgcaaagaacttGAACAGGGGTGGGGAACATAAGGCCAGTGAAATCATTTGGCCTGGCGCTTCCAAGGCAACCGCAGGTGGGACTCAAAATTCAAACCTGGAAAAGCAGTTGTAAGTTGCAACATCATCAATACCAGCTAACATCACAGGCCTCACCAAAGAGAAGTGGTTCAAGCCATCACATTAGGGATGAGTTACTTAAATgtttgaccaaatatagcagACTAATTTTTACATTGATAATTTTGATTGGCCTGCAAATGATGTTATAAATATCCAACTGGCCTTTGGCCAAAAAAATGGTTCCTCATCCCTGAACTAGAAGATGCCCACTGAGAAAATTGATATATAAACAGATATGTCATATTTAACCTTAAATAAAAACTACAAAGTTTAAATTTCATAGTCCACATCAGTTAGAATTTAATTTCTTGCTGAAGAAGTCTTaactgtattatttttaaaatatttagttaCATGGAAGTGAAAGCATACTATGAAGAGTATAACACATGCTTTAATCTTTCCATAGATTTTTCTTTGTGGTGGAAGAAGATAACACACCCTTGGCAGTTACAGTAACTCCTTGTGATGCTCCTTTGGAATGGAAACTGAGTTTGCAGGAGCTTCCAGAAGAATCTAGTGGGGAAAGCTCAGGTAAACAACAAAAAGTCAGAGAAAATTCTATGTTTATGCCTGGTATGAATTAGTAAGGAATGCAGAATATTCCAggtaaatatattgtcgaaggctttcatggccagattcaactggttgtggtgggttttccgggctgtttggctgtggtctggtggatcttgttcctaacatttcacctgcatctgtggctggcatcttcagaggtgtatcacagacggaagtctgttacacactgtgtccagagagaaggggatgtttggggtatatattgtccatgtcccagggtggggaaccaatcagtaagtgtttgggtgcaaCTTGTTTTTCAAAGATGcagttgatagtattgtattgtgggtggggcttatcagtccaagGAATGATtaacattttcatgccctgcagcagcagcagtattggtgaatgcaaatcctgtgtttcatgaacaatggactttacccaaacacaggatttgcattcaccaatactgctgctgctgcagggcatgaaaggggtggctctgaagaagaagaagaaagtgatgCCAGCTGCCTGTATCTTTATCTACCATCCCTACCAATTTTCTCTGCATGTCTCAAATGATTATTAAAAGTCAAATTATAGTTAACACTATGTCTCAGGTATGTGACCTCTAATACCTTTAAAGAATTTTTATATGCATTTCTTAATCTTTTATTAATGAAAAGGCCTATGTAATTTTCTCTACGTAATTTACTCGAAGCAAGGTGAAAAGATAATAAACATAAACCAGCACTGAGGATTTCAAGAACATCAGTATTATgctgtgaaaaaaatatatatgcaaagCTCATTCCTAGAAAGGAGGTTACTTAGTACAGGATAAGAGTAATAATGTATTGCATAAGAACAGGAACAGTCTGCAAAGATGCTTTATATAGAGAAGCCGTCCCAAAGTTTTCAAGCAACTTAGTAGAACCTGTTCTCTGTGTCAGCTCAAGAATATTAGAAGATAGGTTAGGACAGAGGATTAGGAAGTTGTAAAGAATTAGTATGTCCATTCTGGAGCCTATAAGGAGAATTAGGGGGTAGGGGGGCATTTGCTTTAGGTCATCCGTATGttatccaattctccagatttgGAAAAGTGTTCCACTGTCTTCTTCTGATTGTATGTTTGCTGAATCATCATCTATCAACAAATTTATGATACTGTGTTTTAAGGCCAATTTACATATACAATACATGTAAATGGCCATTTGTAACGTAAGTAATGAAGTAGATAAAATAGATAACCATGTGGCAGCAGTACTAGGTGGAAAGTGGATTGGGTGAAGCCAATTCCCTCTCCCAGGCGGTTTCTGCTGAAAGCAACAGCTTTAGCCCGGTAAAACAcagttttggcagggacccttcgcacaggcgccgctgccaaatcaatgcagcagcgctctgtgcccgccaaaactgTGTTTTCgaaactcacttggggagcaagttttcctgcaaacgccagcttccatctgcagccatgcgaacggcagcgggtggaagtcggcattttcccctcccttccccggccccaaatgcctccttaccttctgctggcagccgtcgctctgtcgtcactctgaggagagaaggggacatgccccctggcctccagtgcttcagccatcgctctggccatgggggcatgtcctcttcgctcctcagagcgacgacagagcgacggctgccagcagaaggtaaggaggtgtttggggctggagaagggaatacgcggctgtgcagagcttgctccaacagctgcgcatcccatggggccgcttgtgcgaatggccccagagcctgcatcggcatgattaatgccaatgcagaCTCTctcggctgtgcagaaacagccccagTTTGTCTTGTAGAGCTGTATGATTTTATTAGAAacagccacacacacatatgaactGGCTTAGCTGATAATTGACCTTATAGAGATGAAGCATATATTAAAAATCATGAACAGTTTGATTTTTCCCCAGACACCATGAAATTCATACAGAGAGACTGATGGGAGTATTAGACATTTCAGCAACTGGTTTAAAATGCATCCTATAAATGTGTTACAAAGGAAATTATAAGTTCATATGCCTGTAAATCATCTTAGCATAGTAATAGATAGGATATGCTTATATATATTATATCTGTAAAAACATGATATATTAATATGACAGGGTTGTTTATTCAGGAGTTGAATGATTTGTAAATTTGCCTTCCAGTTGCTTAGTATTGCCTTTCCCATTGAAGGAAGTGTTGATTTCATATTtaggttatttttattttcattttgagaCTCCCTTTCAAAAATGTCTTTGTCCTCTAGGTGAACCAGAGCCATTGGAACAGCAGAAACAACAGATTATCAATGAAGAAGGAACAGAACTGTTTTCGTACAGAGGAAATGACGTTGAGTATTTTGTGTCCTCCAGTTCTCCTTCTGGCTTGTATCAGCTGGAACTCCTGTCAACAGAGAAAGACACACACTTCAAAGTATATGCTACCACAACACCAGAATCAGACCAACCATATCCTGAATTACCTTATGATCCAAGAGTTGATGTCACATCTCTTGGACGTACAACTGTCACTTTGGCATGGAAACCAAGCCCTACAGCCTCACTGCTGAAACAGCCAGTGCAATATTGTGTGGTCATTAATAAAGAACACAATTTCAAAAGTCTCTGTGCTGTTGAAGCGAAACAGAATGTTGATGATGCCTTCATGATTGCTCCCAAACCTGGCCTGGACTTCAGCCCCTTTGACTTTGCCCATTTTGGATTTTATTCCAACAGTAATTCTGGCAAAGACCGTAGCTTTTTAAAATCATCATCAAAGTTTGGGCGGCATACCTATTCCAAACCCAAAATTGACCTGGAAAAAATATGCATAGGAAATAAAAACATCTTCACTGTGTCTGAACTCAAACCAGATACACAGTATTACTTTGATATATTTGCTGTAAATGTTCACACAAATATGAGTACTGCCTATGTTGGTACTTTCGCAAGAACCAAAGAAGAGGCCAAGCAGAAGACAATTGATCTCAAAGATGGGAAAGTTACAGATGTCTTCATCAAAAGAAAGGGCTCTAAATTTTTACGGTTTGCTCCGGTCTCATCACACCAAAAAGTTCTTTTCTTTGTTCATTCATGCCTCGATGCTATACAGATCCAAGTCCGAAGAGATGGAAAGCTTCTTTTGTCTCAAAATGTTGAAGGTGTTCGCCAGTTCCAACTTAGGGGTAAGCCTAAAGCTAAATACCTCATTCGACTGAAAGGTAGTAAGAAGGGTGCCTCCATGTTGAAGATTTTGGCTACTACAAGGCCTAATAAGCAGtcatttccatctcttcctgaaGACACAAGAATTAAAGCCTTCGATAAACTTCGCACTTGTTCTTCAGTGACAGTAGCCTGGTTAGGCACACAAGAAAGGAACAAATTTTGCATTTATAGAAAAGAAGTGGATGACAATTATAATGAGGAGCAAAAGAAAAGAGAGCAGAATCAGTGCCTGGGACCAGACATGAGGAagaaatctgaaaaggtcctttgtaaatattttcacagccagaaCCTACAGAAGGCCGTTACTACAGAGACAATTAAAGGTCTGCAGCCTGGCAAATCCTACCTGCTAGATGTTTATGTCATAGGACATGGTGGACATTCTGTCAAGTATCAGAACAAACTGGTGAAAACAAGGAAATTCTGTTAGTGATGATCAGTGGAACATTATCCATCACTAAACGTACAGATTGACTACTTATAAAGCTGACAAGTTGTGAACTGTGTTGGTACTACGTAGAGAAGATAACATCTATATTTATGTTTACAAAAGTGATTGTGTGGAGGGTCTGACCCTGGCAATCTTTGCTGGTATCTGACAATTGCATTATCATGTGTCTGGTGGTTCATGTTTGATGCTCGGTAGATATCCACACTAGCAGGAAATCTTGAAGGAACTGTCCGTTTTGCTTCCATATTGCATGAAGTGCTTCTAAATTATTTTATTACTGAGAAGGCTGAGATGTCATTCAATCACCTTGTTATTCCACTCTAACAACATTCCCACACAACCTCTATCTCTCTTTGTAGACTATAGGATTATGTAAATTATTCTTGTTGGAAATGTCTATGTCTCCATAAGtgtaaactatttaaaaattccCTGTTAAAACACAGATCTATTACCTGTTATTAACTGGACTGAACATAGGTCAGTTTTATTGCTAATTTGTAAATTCCTATCTGgttaattttaaatgtatgtatttCATGTACAAAATTGTCAGACGTTATATTCCtgtacataaaattaaaatattagatTATATGTTCCTTTTTCATCCTGATGTTGTCAAATATGTTGATGTATTTGTGAAACTCTGAGCACATTTTTGAATATCCTTAATCAGTAAACATTTTGTATCCAAAGATCACTAAAATTCCTAATGTCTAAAGAAAACCTTTAAACTCTATTGATAAGTCATTGAAAACAGTATCTTTTACTTTTGAACTTTTTACAGTTAATACGATTGACTGCTCATATACGGTAAGTGTTAGGAGAACAACTGTTTTACTCTAGACAGACTTACATTTTCCTAAGCCCATGAATTTCAATAGGCGTAAATCTGCTCAGTATGGCACTGTAACCGAGTTTTaactcctaaacagagttataatgTTATAAACTGAGTTATAATGTTATAAATCTTTGAAGGCAACCTGTTTAGAAAGAGGCAACTCTATTTGGCATTGTCCTATAAGATTCCTAGTAAGGCTTAAAATGTTTGGGTCTGTTATGggttttctttctcctgttttctaTTAATGCATAATAATATTGGCCCAATATTTTGGACATAATTTGGTGCTTAATTAAACACATTACATCCCACTTATTTAAACTGGATTTAATTTATTGCAATTATGCTTTTGATTATACCGAGTGATTTACAATCTGAAGAATAAGTCACAGACGTAATGTGCAAATGACAGGAAGGCAGATGagctttttaaaagtgctttttcAACAGAAATCAGTATGATGAAAACTTAGATTTGAACCATGTAGCCTTCCCCACCCCTTATATGAGGACGGTGCTAGtgattattttcaaaacattttgaatagtCTTAACAAATCCTGACTGCAATTCCAAGCCCACTTTTCcattgaaaaaaattggattgaagtatgaatggacctgtttaggattgttctctcAGGCTGCCTTTTTAAATACTCTTACTAAAAATTCAGAACCATGGAAATTTAGTGGAGCTCACTTTGAATAATAATAAGACTACCCATTAACAGTTATGGCCTTCTCAGACCACTGGCTTCAATAAGAAAGTATCCTGCAGTATCCCTGTTCTAATACTTGGAAGTAAATGCTTCTTAACTCAATGGGGCTTATATCCAAGTAAAGATTTTATGTTTGGGCTATTAAAAGATTGCCTCTTGGTTCAAAATTTGATCATTCAATTAGACAATGTTTATGTAATGTCATACATTTTTGAGATGTATTAAATAAAAAGTTAGCTAGTCTTCAAATGTTTAAATTGCTAATTTTTGGAGTTGCAATCAAAATATTCTTACCTACGAGCAAGTTATAGTTTCCAATTGGACTTCCAGTTTATCTTGATGTAAGTATGTTGTGCTACTTCCCTTTCACAATTCGTTTGGACATCCTGACCACAGTAAAGCACTTTAA
Proteins encoded:
- the NDNF gene encoding protein NDNF; the encoded protein is MFLLYCSMPYLLLLLPFSSWTQKLPTRDEELFQMQIQDKTYFHDSSGIPDGAEISSYLFRETPKRFFFVVEEDNTPLAVTVTPCDAPLEWKLSLQELPEESSGESSGEPEPLEQQKQQIINEEGTELFSYRGNDVEYFVSSSSPSGLYQLELLSTEKDTHFKVYATTTPESDQPYPELPYDPRVDVTSLGRTTVTLAWKPSPTASLLKQPVQYCVVINKEHNFKSLCAVEAKQNVDDAFMIAPKPGLDFSPFDFAHFGFYSNSNSGKDRSFLKSSSKFGRHTYSKPKIDLEKICIGNKNIFTVSELKPDTQYYFDIFAVNVHTNMSTAYVGTFARTKEEAKQKTIDLKDGKVTDVFIKRKGSKFLRFAPVSSHQKVLFFVHSCLDAIQIQVRRDGKLLLSQNVEGVRQFQLRGKPKAKYLIRLKGSKKGASMLKILATTRPNKQSFPSLPEDTRIKAFDKLRTCSSVTVAWLGTQERNKFCIYRKEVDDNYNEEQKKREQNQCLGPDMRKKSEKVLCKYFHSQNLQKAVTTETIKGLQPGKSYLLDVYVIGHGGHSVKYQNKLVKTRKFC